In one Mucilaginibacter sp. PAMB04168 genomic region, the following are encoded:
- a CDS encoding transcriptional regulator encodes MESYHQPQDLHIMYVTADSFPEGIEAAFKKLERLIGGSSNREFFGLSKPDRGTIVYRAGVLRLNPEEATPYGLETYIMERGNYITLTVYNFMDNIQAIGSAFQQLLHTHQLDPVAWCIERYIGNDVICMVKLRDKPE; translated from the coding sequence ATGGAAAGTTACCATCAGCCCCAGGACCTGCACATTATGTATGTGACGGCCGATTCTTTTCCGGAAGGTATTGAAGCAGCTTTTAAAAAATTAGAGCGTTTAATTGGTGGCAGCAGCAACCGTGAGTTTTTTGGGCTGTCGAAACCCGACAGAGGCACTATTGTGTACCGGGCAGGCGTATTACGGCTTAACCCAGAGGAAGCTACGCCATACGGCCTGGAAACTTATATTATGGAAAGAGGCAATTACATTACACTTACTGTCTATAACTTTATGGACAACATACAGGCTATAGGCAGCGCGTTCCAACAATTACTGCACACACACCAATTAGACCCGGTAGCATGGTGCATTGAGCGCTATATTGGCAATGATGTAATTTGTATGGTTAAATTGAGAGACAAGCCGGAATAA
- a CDS encoding SRPBCC domain-containing protein, which yields MEKLTFNTLIKAPRKTVWNILWSDETYPVWTSAFCEGSHALTDWQQGSKVLFLDGKGSGMVSTVAERREPEYMSFEHLGEVKDGVEDTESDKVKQWAGAHENYTLNEANGQTELVIEMDSDANFKDYFLKTWPPAMDKIKELAEAK from the coding sequence ATGGAGAAGTTAACCTTTAACACCCTAATTAAGGCACCGCGCAAAACGGTATGGAACATTTTATGGAGCGATGAAACTTACCCGGTGTGGACAAGCGCTTTTTGTGAAGGTTCGCATGCCTTAACGGATTGGCAGCAAGGTAGTAAAGTGCTGTTTTTAGATGGCAAGGGTTCAGGCATGGTATCAACCGTTGCTGAGCGCCGCGAGCCAGAGTACATGTCGTTCGAACACTTGGGCGAGGTGAAGGACGGCGTTGAGGATACCGAAAGCGACAAGGTAAAACAATGGGCCGGCGCACACGAAAATTACACGCTGAATGAGGCCAACGGACAGACAGAGCTGGTGATAGAGATGGATAGCGATGCTAACTTTAAAGATTACTTTTTGAAAACCTGGCCCCCGGCAATGGATAAGATCAAAGAACTGGCCGAGGCAAAATAG
- a CDS encoding glycerophosphodiester phosphodiesterase family protein, translating into MKAVMSFAIIALMLAAHSSNAQKAAPAFPVFDTEAHRGGRGLQPENTIPAMLNAVALGVTTLEMDAHITADGKVVLSHDDAFNPLFALTEDGKEITKADAHKYALYRMKYADIARFDVGSKPYDKFPQQQKLKAHIPLLADVIDSVQAKIKKAGKPQVFYNIETKSKPEGDGIYNPDPEKFVQLLMEVIEKKKITPYIVIQSFDKRTIQVLHQKYPQVKTSFLVENKNTLESNLTDIGFTPYIYSPNYKLVTADMVKTCHQKGIKVIPWTVNTLEEIAALKALGVDGIISDYPNLLVK; encoded by the coding sequence ATGAAGGCAGTAATGAGCTTTGCTATAATTGCCCTGATGCTGGCAGCACATAGCTCCAACGCACAAAAAGCCGCTCCTGCTTTTCCGGTATTTGATACCGAGGCACACCGGGGAGGTCGTGGTTTGCAGCCTGAAAATACGATACCGGCCATGCTCAACGCGGTTGCCCTGGGTGTAACCACACTGGAAATGGATGCGCATATTACTGCTGACGGTAAAGTGGTTTTATCGCATGATGACGCGTTTAACCCCCTCTTTGCCTTAACGGAAGACGGGAAAGAGATAACCAAGGCAGATGCGCACAAGTACGCCTTGTACCGAATGAAATATGCGGATATAGCCCGGTTCGATGTAGGTTCAAAGCCTTATGATAAGTTTCCGCAGCAACAAAAGCTTAAAGCGCATATCCCATTGCTGGCTGATGTGATTGACAGCGTGCAGGCAAAAATTAAAAAAGCCGGCAAACCACAGGTTTTCTATAACATTGAAACCAAAAGCAAGCCGGAAGGTGATGGCATTTATAACCCCGACCCGGAAAAATTTGTGCAGTTACTAATGGAAGTAATTGAAAAGAAAAAGATTACGCCTTACATAGTTATTCAGTCGTTTGATAAGCGTACCATACAGGTGCTGCATCAAAAATATCCGCAGGTAAAAACATCTTTTCTTGTCGAAAATAAAAATACACTTGAATCTAATTTAACCGATATCGGCTTTACGCCCTACATTTACAGTCCTAACTATAAACTGGTAACGGCCGATATGGTTAAAACCTGCCATCAAAAAGGTATTAAGGTTATTCCCTGGACAGTGAATACGCTGGAAGAAATTGCAGCATTGAAAGCCCTGGGTGTCGACGGCATTATTTCTGACTATCCAAACTTATTGGTAAAGTAG
- a CDS encoding formylglycine-generating enzyme family protein, with translation MFEGIVCKQKGLKSFLKAALSVLIGCSIAACRQPENKSTSQPKQQEEPKNKKKALCCESNIPSRFAGARLEQPKPLTSVADLKAHTGMVWIAGGTYQMGGDNNEASADEYPKHRVAVGGFWMDATEVTNAEFEAFVKATGYITTAEKKPDWNELKKQMPPGTPEPPDSLMVAASLVFHPTKNEVNLNDYSQWWTWQKGANWRHPHGPGSSIKGRSNYPVTQVSWFDAQAYCRWAGKRLPTEAEWEWAARGGLPGKVYPWGNEPVTAGIAKANIWEGNFPYKNTLKDKYYLASPAKTFKANGYGLYDMAGNVWEWCSDFYHPDYYRTSPTENPQGPQNSFDPQEPYAVKRVIRGGSFLCNNSYCSGFRVARRMKSTEDSGMEHLGFRCVTDK, from the coding sequence ATGTTTGAAGGAATAGTTTGTAAGCAAAAGGGTTTAAAATCTTTTTTAAAGGCAGCTTTGAGTGTGCTGATAGGTTGTAGTATAGCAGCCTGCCGTCAGCCCGAAAATAAATCTACCAGTCAACCAAAACAGCAGGAAGAGCCCAAAAACAAGAAAAAAGCGCTGTGTTGTGAATCTAATATACCATCGCGGTTTGCCGGCGCACGGTTGGAGCAGCCGAAGCCATTAACATCAGTAGCTGACTTAAAAGCGCATACCGGCATGGTTTGGATTGCTGGCGGAACCTATCAGATGGGAGGCGACAACAATGAGGCCTCGGCCGATGAGTACCCTAAGCACCGGGTAGCCGTAGGCGGCTTTTGGATGGATGCAACAGAAGTAACCAACGCCGAGTTTGAAGCGTTTGTAAAGGCTACCGGTTACATCACTACTGCCGAAAAAAAGCCCGACTGGAATGAGCTGAAGAAGCAGATGCCACCCGGCACTCCCGAGCCCCCCGACAGTTTAATGGTTGCCGCCTCGCTGGTATTTCACCCCACTAAGAACGAAGTTAATCTAAACGACTACAGCCAATGGTGGACCTGGCAAAAGGGGGCAAACTGGCGGCACCCACATGGGCCGGGCAGCAGTATTAAAGGTCGTAGCAATTACCCCGTAACGCAGGTTTCATGGTTCGATGCGCAGGCTTACTGCCGCTGGGCAGGCAAACGCCTGCCTACCGAAGCCGAGTGGGAATGGGCCGCAAGGGGCGGTTTGCCGGGCAAGGTATATCCATGGGGTAACGAGCCCGTTACGGCGGGCATAGCTAAAGCCAATATTTGGGAGGGTAACTTTCCGTACAAGAATACGCTGAAAGACAAATACTACCTTGCATCTCCTGCAAAAACTTTTAAGGCTAATGGCTATGGCTTATATGATATGGCTGGCAACGTGTGGGAATGGTGCAGCGATTTCTATCACCCCGATTATTACAGAACAAGCCCCACTGAAAACCCGCAAGGACCTCAAAACAGTTTTGATCCGCAAGAGCCGTATGCTGTTAAGCGCGTAATACGTGGCGGCTCATTTTTATGCAATAACAGTTATTGTTCGGGTTTCCGCGTGGCGCGCCGTATGAAAAGTACAGAAGATAGCGGAATGGAACACTTAGGATTTAGGTGTGTAACCGATAAATAA